Proteins found in one Paenibacillus wynnii genomic segment:
- a CDS encoding metallophosphoesterase family protein, with protein sequence MIPFRFLHAADLHLDSRFTGLAHIPPAVRSLLRESTFAALGRLVGVAIKEQVDFVVISGDVYDVSDSSLQGQLRFQEALQELGSAGIGVFIIHGNHDPLDGPRLVSNPPKHVTVFGSDTPENVTATRRSDGCEVAIISGLSYPTMKVTENTAQRFERKPGSDLYHIALHHCNVDGDLQHETYAPCSRKDLIEKGYDYWALGHIHTRSILHERPFIVYPGNIQGRSIKETGAKGCYVVDVDEDGASSLKFHELDVVRWQVREVSIQGLKDETQWIEAIEQALEAIRGEYPQMMSVVRFRLTGRGLVHRLLTEKGAVADLLSELQRREGVKAEQKAFQGLVWTEGFTLETGVEMDQERLLQEDSFLGELLRFANFSKESTEELDGLFRTALAPMMENRELRRLLSETGVEEKRNWLERAAELGATLLSGMEESGKDEHKTAFHGHDGGLDI encoded by the coding sequence ATGATTCCGTTCCGTTTTCTACATGCTGCAGATTTACATTTAGACAGCCGATTTACCGGGCTGGCTCATATACCGCCAGCTGTAAGATCGCTGCTACGGGAGTCCACCTTTGCCGCCCTCGGGCGGCTTGTTGGCGTGGCCATTAAGGAACAGGTTGATTTTGTGGTAATTAGCGGAGATGTATATGATGTCTCTGATTCTTCACTGCAGGGACAGCTCAGATTTCAGGAGGCACTTCAGGAGTTGGGAAGTGCGGGTATTGGTGTGTTCATAATTCATGGAAATCACGATCCGTTGGATGGGCCGCGGTTGGTCAGTAATCCACCGAAGCATGTAACGGTGTTTGGCAGTGATACTCCTGAAAATGTAACCGCTACGCGACGTTCTGACGGGTGTGAGGTTGCTATTATAAGTGGACTTTCCTACCCCACCATGAAGGTGACAGAGAACACGGCACAAAGATTTGAACGTAAGCCGGGATCTGATTTGTACCACATCGCTCTGCATCATTGTAATGTCGACGGCGATCTACAACATGAAACTTACGCTCCATGCAGCCGAAAGGATCTAATTGAAAAAGGCTATGATTATTGGGCGCTGGGGCATATACATACAAGAAGTATTTTGCATGAACGCCCCTTTATTGTCTATCCGGGGAATATCCAGGGGCGAAGCATCAAGGAAACCGGAGCAAAGGGCTGTTACGTAGTTGATGTGGATGAAGACGGCGCTTCTTCCCTTAAGTTCCATGAACTGGATGTTGTACGCTGGCAAGTCCGGGAAGTATCCATTCAAGGGCTGAAGGATGAAACTCAGTGGATTGAAGCAATTGAACAGGCCTTAGAGGCAATTAGAGGAGAGTATCCTCAGATGATGTCCGTAGTCCGGTTTCGGTTAACAGGTCGAGGTTTAGTTCACAGGCTGCTAACTGAAAAAGGGGCCGTGGCTGATCTATTAAGTGAGCTGCAGCGCCGTGAAGGGGTCAAAGCGGAACAAAAGGCATTTCAGGGATTAGTATGGACAGAGGGTTTCACCTTAGAAACCGGTGTGGAGATGGATCAAGAACGACTTTTGCAGGAGGATAGTTTTCTGGGTGAGCTACTCCGTTTCGCAAATTTCAGTAAAGAGTCTACGGAAGAGCTCGATGGTTTGTTTCGCACAGCTCTCGCGCCTATGATGGAGAACCGGGAGTTGAGAAGGCTTTTGTCTGAGACCGGAGTGGAAGAGAAGCGTAACTGGCTGGAACGGGCTGCTGAACTAGGAGCAACGCTGCTGAGCGGAATGGAAGAGTCCGGGAAGGATGAACACAAAACGGCTTTTCACGGTCATGATGGAGGTCTGGATATATGA
- a CDS encoding AAA family ATPase: MKIQRLEISGFGRLRNVEIELGDGVTVLYGRNEAGKSTMLQFMRSMLFGIPSRSNPHERYEPVTGGLHGGVMTAVDGEGGSWRIHRYNAGPSGQGKNEKLTVTLSRQDGTIEELGQTELERNLLGGISRTMFRQLFAVTLDELQQLGALQSEEMSSYLFHAGMGGGGDIMRAERRLLAEAERLYKPRGKLQEVAKILQDMEKLELQITESRSYLPRYNENITVLAATENELSELEMSRVHTSIRLNRLRKALEIREVWLKWSEARLELTELPILDSFPQDAVARWEGLEIEIRNADGLVARLERNQRELLAEFEKTQPDELLTAQGPAIESLDRRRGGYEDRRLERQRLVGELRSVQDHLGRLLRTIHTDWSSSELASFPGAAVDREAARRYAATFAAYDRRMEGFGAERHALRSHLAASAAGLQAADRALAREQAAGAELFTALRPVSAHETAQLWDELQQAAEHWREGLLRTPQSSRGGESEAMLRQRMASLYRRLLLAGAALTALLPSALWLTGAPPVSAWIVLGLLAAADLALWAGVLAQRRPSLSPPELGGDGSAAEMLRLRGLLLSGAAPESDPSGRPALRRSTANPTAASPDASGLEAGMKDLRKLMDAWGAWQQRLVKLTQDRDAARTELESLTGQEKVLADELDQAERSFQDTAARYEQWLQEHNLPDGLSPEGLPDIFSTVEQGNELLRQESKLSHRLKELEQECTVFEEECRALAIQCGTEIDPITRLSWLEARKNEWDQMKARMLRRESLTLSLIKVEDELVESRRELEELKVRCRDLLIEGEAVNGEDFLRRAATAQQRIELIKSIRQWEIAMFGGLDAEGTEEVLKLLDHMDSSVLNEEYLILETAAVEEEQRRNRLLEQRGKLLQEQANLKERCLEDSPLQRLEEQRAALRDLAEQYAITVLAAELIGRTRRIYEQEKQPQVLLLASAYFEHLTEGEYRRVVMTLGHKVLKAEHRDAGLVDSGLLSRGTAEQLYLALRLALAETMTHQAPLPLLFDDLFVNFDEQRLHAALSLLGKLSVSRQVVMMTCHRHVAEAAAALIPAAKIISV; the protein is encoded by the coding sequence ATGAAAATTCAGCGGCTGGAGATTAGCGGTTTTGGCCGTCTTCGTAATGTAGAGATCGAATTAGGGGATGGGGTAACGGTGCTTTACGGGCGTAATGAGGCGGGCAAAAGTACCATGCTTCAATTCATGCGCTCTATGCTGTTTGGCATTCCTTCGCGGAGTAATCCGCATGAGAGATATGAGCCGGTTACGGGAGGTCTTCACGGAGGTGTCATGACCGCCGTTGACGGGGAGGGTGGAAGCTGGAGAATTCACCGTTATAATGCGGGTCCTTCAGGACAGGGCAAGAATGAAAAGCTGACCGTAACCTTAAGCCGTCAGGATGGAACGATAGAAGAGCTGGGCCAGACCGAGCTGGAACGAAATTTACTTGGTGGCATCTCACGCACGATGTTCCGTCAATTGTTTGCCGTTACCTTGGACGAGCTTCAGCAGCTGGGCGCACTCCAATCGGAAGAAATGAGCAGCTATTTATTCCATGCGGGAATGGGCGGCGGCGGTGATATCATGCGCGCGGAGCGGCGACTTCTTGCGGAGGCCGAAAGGCTGTATAAGCCGCGAGGCAAGCTGCAGGAAGTGGCTAAAATATTGCAGGATATGGAGAAGCTGGAGCTTCAAATTACGGAGAGTCGATCTTATTTACCGCGCTACAACGAGAACATTACTGTGCTTGCAGCAACGGAGAATGAACTGTCGGAGTTGGAAATGAGCCGCGTTCATACCAGCATTCGACTTAATCGGCTGCGGAAGGCTTTGGAAATTCGTGAAGTTTGGCTGAAATGGAGCGAAGCTCGGCTTGAGCTTACAGAACTGCCGATTCTAGACTCCTTCCCGCAGGATGCCGTGGCTCGTTGGGAAGGTCTAGAAATAGAAATCAGAAATGCGGATGGGTTAGTTGCCCGATTAGAGCGAAACCAAAGGGAGCTCCTTGCGGAATTTGAAAAGACTCAGCCTGATGAGCTTCTTACCGCACAAGGGCCGGCAATTGAGAGTCTGGACCGCCGTCGAGGAGGCTATGAGGATCGAAGATTGGAACGGCAGCGGCTTGTAGGCGAACTTCGGTCGGTACAGGATCATCTGGGGAGGCTACTGCGAACCATCCATACCGATTGGAGCTCTTCCGAGCTGGCTTCGTTTCCTGGAGCGGCAGTAGACCGTGAAGCTGCGCGGCGTTATGCGGCGACATTTGCGGCTTATGACCGCCGCATGGAGGGATTTGGTGCGGAGCGGCATGCTCTGCGCTCGCACCTTGCCGCCTCAGCCGCGGGGCTGCAGGCTGCGGATCGGGCACTGGCGCGGGAGCAAGCCGCAGGTGCAGAGCTGTTCACCGCGCTGCGTCCCGTAAGCGCGCATGAAACAGCGCAGCTGTGGGATGAGCTGCAGCAGGCCGCCGAACATTGGCGCGAAGGCCTGCTGCGCACGCCGCAGAGCAGCCGCGGCGGCGAGAGCGAGGCCATGCTGCGCCAGCGCATGGCTTCGCTCTATCGGCGCCTGCTGCTCGCCGGCGCAGCGCTGACGGCGCTGCTGCCGTCAGCGCTGTGGCTGACCGGTGCGCCGCCGGTCAGCGCCTGGATCGTGCTAGGCCTGCTGGCCGCCGCCGATCTGGCCCTTTGGGCCGGCGTGCTTGCGCAGCGCCGGCCGTCCCTGTCCCCGCCAGAGCTCGGCGGGGACGGCAGCGCAGCCGAGATGCTTCGGCTGCGGGGGCTGCTGCTCTCCGGCGCTGCGCCGGAGAGCGACCCAAGCGGCCGACCGGCGCTGCGCCGGTCAACCGCCAACCCAACCGCCGCCAGCCCTGATGCAAGCGGGCTGGAGGCGGGTATGAAGGATCTCCGCAAGCTAATGGATGCTTGGGGAGCCTGGCAGCAACGCTTGGTGAAGCTTACGCAGGACCGCGATGCTGCCCGAACAGAATTGGAGTCCTTGACCGGGCAGGAAAAGGTGCTTGCGGACGAGCTGGACCAAGCGGAGAGATCCTTTCAAGACACTGCTGCGCGATATGAACAATGGCTGCAGGAGCATAACCTGCCTGACGGGTTATCGCCTGAAGGGCTGCCTGATATATTCAGCACTGTAGAACAAGGTAATGAATTGCTGCGCCAGGAAAGCAAATTATCGCATCGATTGAAGGAGCTGGAGCAGGAGTGTACGGTCTTCGAAGAGGAGTGCCGGGCTCTGGCTATTCAATGTGGAACAGAAATAGATCCCATAACACGTCTTAGTTGGCTAGAGGCACGTAAGAACGAGTGGGATCAGATGAAGGCGAGAATGCTGCGCCGTGAAAGTCTGACCCTAAGCTTGATTAAAGTAGAAGATGAACTAGTCGAGAGCCGCCGGGAGCTTGAGGAATTGAAAGTACGATGCAGGGACTTACTAATTGAAGGGGAGGCCGTGAACGGGGAAGACTTCCTGCGTCGAGCGGCTACTGCCCAGCAACGTATAGAGTTAATCAAGTCTATCAGGCAATGGGAGATTGCCATGTTCGGCGGTCTCGATGCCGAGGGGACAGAAGAAGTCCTGAAGCTTCTGGATCATATGGATTCTTCAGTACTGAATGAAGAATATCTAATACTGGAGACTGCTGCAGTGGAGGAAGAGCAAAGACGGAACCGTCTTCTGGAGCAGCGGGGAAAGCTCCTCCAGGAACAAGCAAACCTGAAGGAGCGCTGCCTCGAAGATTCCCCGCTTCAGCGCTTGGAGGAGCAGCGCGCTGCACTAAGGGACCTTGCGGAGCAATATGCGATTACTGTTCTAGCAGCCGAATTAATAGGTAGAACCCGCCGGATTTATGAGCAGGAGAAGCAACCACAGGTATTACTGCTCGCATCCGCTTATTTTGAGCACTTGACTGAAGGGGAATATCGGCGGGTCGTAATGACACTAGGACACAAGGTACTCAAAGCAGAGCACAGGGATGCTGGCTTAGTGGACAGCGGTCTGCTCAGCAGAGGAACCGCAGAGCAGTTGTATCTGGCTCTAAGACTGGCTCTAGCGGAGACGATGACGCATCAGGCTCCTTTACCACTGCTGTTTGACGATTTATTCGTTAACTTTGATGAGCAACGGCTGCATGCAGCCCTTTCATTACTCGGCAAATTATCCGTTTCCAGGCAGGTTGTGATGATGACCTGCCATCGGCATGTTGCTGAAGCGGCAGCCGCGTTGATTCCTGCTGCAAAGATTATTTCCGTGTAG
- a CDS encoding membrane protein, with product MKTKVRTLQIAFTYIGTIVGAGFATGQEILQFFTQYGRWAMLTILVSTMLFMWLGTKMMIIAQRIKAESYEDFNRHLFGDYAGSLISLFTLIILIGVNSIMLAGAGAIFEEHLGLHYQTGLLLTIVGSYFLLRRGISGIMQINSTVVPLMLTLSIIIVINTLKIPEAGHFLWLDTERSPIRAWLSPILYTAFNLGMAQAVLVPLARHTKDVRALKWGGILGGAGIGFMLLTAHFAMSSQMPGILQFEIPMGSIAFQLGSIVQIVYLLLISLEIFSTFVADIYGVTVQLKQHLAIAPKLITPGVMIICYALSQFGFSSLLSLFYPIFGGLSIVWVYKLILSPMTPPPKNKNDSKDSGHIYLHAKPVTRTTRK from the coding sequence ATGAAAACAAAGGTCCGCACTTTACAGATTGCTTTCACTTATATTGGCACAATAGTCGGTGCCGGTTTTGCTACAGGACAGGAGATTCTTCAGTTTTTTACTCAATACGGCCGCTGGGCAATGCTGACCATTCTGGTATCCACGATGCTATTTATGTGGTTAGGCACCAAAATGATGATCATCGCACAGCGAATCAAAGCCGAATCCTATGAAGACTTCAATCGGCATCTATTCGGAGATTATGCCGGAAGCCTTATAAGTCTCTTTACACTTATCATTTTAATTGGTGTCAACAGTATCATGCTGGCAGGGGCAGGAGCTATCTTCGAAGAGCATCTTGGACTCCATTATCAAACCGGGCTGCTGCTGACAATCGTAGGATCTTATTTTCTTTTAAGACGAGGGATTTCCGGCATTATGCAAATAAACAGTACGGTTGTACCGCTGATGCTTACCCTATCAATCATCATCGTGATTAATACCCTTAAAATACCTGAAGCAGGACATTTCTTATGGCTTGATACAGAACGTAGCCCGATTCGGGCCTGGTTATCACCAATACTGTACACTGCCTTTAATCTAGGGATGGCTCAGGCTGTACTGGTTCCCCTTGCACGCCATACCAAGGATGTCAGAGCACTCAAATGGGGTGGAATCCTCGGTGGTGCTGGTATTGGTTTTATGTTGTTGACTGCACATTTCGCGATGAGTTCACAAATGCCTGGGATCCTACAATTTGAGATTCCAATGGGCAGCATTGCTTTTCAATTGGGCAGTATTGTACAGATCGTATACTTACTGCTTATTTCCCTAGAAATTTTCAGTACCTTTGTTGCTGACATTTATGGGGTCACGGTACAGCTTAAACAGCATTTGGCCATTGCACCAAAGCTTATCACACCGGGCGTGATGATCATCTGTTATGCCCTGAGCCAATTTGGCTTCAGTTCACTGCTATCCCTGTTCTACCCAATATTTGGAGGGTTATCCATTGTGTGGGTATATAAGCTAATCCTCAGTCCGATGACCCCTCCCCCTAAAAATAAAAATGACTCTAAAGATAGTGGCCATATTTACCTACATGCTAAACCTGTAACACGAACTACACGGAAATAA
- a CDS encoding xanthine phosphoribosyltransferase: MEVLKQRILEEGIVISDQVLKLDALLNHQVDPQLTMDMGREFAERFADSGVTRIVTVESSGIAVAFATAFVMNVPLVFARRKKTLLADPDALCERVPSFTKGIVTDIMLSRQFIGPEDKILFIDDIIANGDAARGLIKIIQRSGAELVGLGVVVEKSFQAGARTIREQGIRLESLVRIMSLSEGKIVFDD; this comes from the coding sequence ATGGAAGTATTGAAGCAGCGGATTTTGGAAGAGGGTATCGTCATTTCGGATCAGGTATTGAAACTGGATGCTCTGCTGAATCATCAGGTTGATCCCCAGTTGACGATGGATATGGGACGGGAGTTTGCTGAGCGATTTGCGGATAGTGGGGTTACCCGTATTGTTACCGTGGAGTCTTCGGGTATTGCCGTAGCATTTGCCACCGCGTTTGTAATGAATGTGCCGCTGGTATTTGCACGCCGCAAGAAGACTTTGCTCGCTGATCCAGATGCATTGTGCGAGAGAGTACCTTCCTTCACCAAAGGTATTGTTACCGACATTATGTTATCACGCCAGTTTATAGGGCCAGAGGATAAGATCTTGTTCATAGATGATATTATAGCGAACGGTGATGCAGCACGCGGGCTAATTAAGATCATTCAACGCTCAGGGGCTGAGCTTGTGGGGTTGGGCGTAGTTGTTGAAAAGAGCTTTCAAGCAGGTGCCCGTACAATCAGAGAGCAAGGCATTCGTTTGGAGTCTTTGGTTAGAATTATGTCTCTAAGTGAAGGTAAGATTGTTTTTGACGATTAA
- a CDS encoding AraC family transcriptional regulator, whose protein sequence is MIAYELLVDTPLTMEITGKFIAPSPEWIHLSRSLQDYELIVVTEGTLYIAGDNNHFVVNKGEFLLLPPLTNQHGYKASNCSFYWLHFHSKQALKVVEISNTAPVNKPGLIVIPQRGKLNNVEKIIVMMKQLQDSVRCYNEKTLNDYMSTVILCELHNQLTSSRLSSLKRSKQEQLYNDIVDHIKWNQHEQIKVSELADYFGYNEKYLSHLFTTISGVSLKQYILQQKMEMAKFILTDTNQNINEIASQLGYKDCHNFMKSFKKIVGLTATEFRNAYSKRLLFYK, encoded by the coding sequence ATGATCGCTTATGAGCTTCTAGTTGACACACCTCTCACCATGGAGATTACAGGTAAGTTTATTGCCCCGTCTCCGGAATGGATTCATCTCTCCCGATCTTTGCAGGATTATGAACTAATCGTTGTTACTGAAGGTACCTTGTATATTGCTGGGGATAATAACCACTTTGTGGTGAATAAAGGCGAGTTCCTGCTTCTCCCACCGTTAACGAATCAGCACGGCTACAAAGCTTCTAATTGCAGTTTTTATTGGCTGCATTTTCACTCCAAACAGGCACTCAAAGTGGTTGAAATCTCCAATACAGCTCCCGTTAATAAGCCGGGTCTAATTGTTATTCCGCAGCGAGGGAAGCTCAACAATGTTGAGAAGATCATCGTAATGATGAAACAGCTTCAGGATTCAGTCCGCTGCTATAATGAGAAAACACTTAACGATTACATGTCAACGGTGATCCTATGTGAACTCCATAACCAGCTTACTTCCTCCCGGCTCAGTTCACTCAAACGATCCAAACAGGAGCAGCTCTATAATGATATTGTGGATCATATTAAATGGAATCAGCATGAGCAGATAAAGGTCTCAGAGTTGGCCGATTATTTTGGTTATAACGAAAAGTATCTCTCCCATCTGTTCACGACCATCTCCGGTGTGTCGTTGAAGCAATACATTCTGCAGCAAAAGATGGAGATGGCCAAATTTATACTTACCGACACCAATCAAAACATCAATGAAATCGCCTCACAGCTAGGCTACAAGGATTGCCATAATTTCATGAAATCCTTTAAGAAAATTGTAGGGTTAACAGCGACTGAGTTCAGAAATGCCTACTCCAAACGACTACTTTTCTATAAGTGA
- a CDS encoding beta-L-arabinofuranosidase domain-containing protein: MEKNNNNYTNPIRKNSLKDFRMDQVKLTSEVHIHAFSKEIEYLKSYNSDRLVAGFRENRGLDTKAAVYPGWESTEIKGHTLGHYLTACSQAYLNTRDSELRQRMDYLIKELSSSQFENGYISAFPEMLFDHVENNQPAWVPWYTMHKIIAGILDVYEATNNQKAFDIVKKLGDWVAERTERWTPEVHARVLSVEYGGMNDCLYELYKSSGDERHLQAAHRFDELTLFTPVQQGNDILKGRHANTTIPKFLGALNRYMVLGESESFYLEACVQFWDMVVHEHSYITGGNSEWEHFGEPGILNSERSNFTCETCNSYNMLKLTRELFKITGDVKYADFYENTLINAILSSQNPETGMTMYFQPMATGYFKVYSSPFEHFWCCTGTGMESFTKLNDSIYFQGGISLYVNQYVGSTLTWEENGIQLIQSTTLPYTDTVQFVIHTLDSLDKEFALHLRMPYWSAGPLELTLNGVGIQGSLQDHYLLLDRQWRDGDLLEVRIPMAASYESLPDAKHVVGFRYGPVVLSAGLGADDMVKSSTGVMVSVPTQSMLIKDFITTKGISAEQWLEHFSEHFVKKEDELAFKLRNTDEDEHLVFTPHYKQHEERYGIYWSLVEADSEELQQHLLQTKKNQRTADATIDSLPVGNDQYELVHQIHGERTTVGTWDGYTFRRAHEGGWFSYQMKVIPDVDNYLSVLCFSGNTGRAFELYVDGRLCESESEEPYVTRSFYEVRYLLPAELLNRKQQMEVKFVAKDGMNGIYDLLRTMKSYDNNADLTSLSFDIGQLSPEFHPKVADYTLRIPEGTSQVQFNAVPEHKNALIFLNDLLIDESIPREVLIQDQMTQLNLVVKAEDFSTFNSYKVVIAKG; encoded by the coding sequence ATGGAGAAGAACAACAATAATTACACCAACCCAATTAGAAAAAACAGCCTGAAGGATTTTCGTATGGACCAGGTTAAACTGACAAGCGAGGTTCACATTCATGCTTTTTCGAAAGAAATAGAGTATTTAAAAAGTTATAATTCGGATCGGCTGGTAGCAGGTTTTCGAGAAAATCGAGGTTTGGATACGAAGGCTGCTGTATACCCCGGCTGGGAAAGTACAGAAATTAAGGGGCACACCTTAGGGCACTATTTGACAGCCTGTTCGCAGGCATACCTCAATACAAGAGATTCAGAACTCAGACAACGGATGGATTACCTGATCAAGGAGTTGTCCTCTTCACAATTTGAAAACGGATACATTTCGGCATTTCCGGAAATGCTGTTCGACCATGTGGAGAATAATCAACCTGCCTGGGTACCTTGGTACACCATGCACAAGATTATAGCAGGAATTCTGGACGTGTATGAGGCTACAAACAATCAGAAGGCTTTTGACATTGTAAAGAAGCTTGGAGATTGGGTGGCAGAACGGACAGAGAGGTGGACCCCGGAAGTTCATGCAAGAGTATTGTCGGTTGAATATGGCGGGATGAATGATTGTTTATATGAGTTATACAAAAGTTCCGGTGATGAGAGGCATCTTCAAGCAGCCCATCGTTTTGATGAGTTAACCTTATTCACACCGGTTCAGCAAGGAAATGACATTCTAAAAGGCAGACATGCAAACACAACGATCCCGAAATTTCTGGGTGCATTGAACAGATATATGGTATTAGGGGAGAGTGAGTCCTTTTATCTGGAGGCCTGCGTACAATTCTGGGATATGGTCGTGCATGAGCATAGCTATATCACAGGCGGGAACAGTGAGTGGGAGCACTTTGGTGAACCCGGTATCCTGAACAGCGAAAGATCCAACTTTACGTGTGAGACCTGCAATAGCTACAACATGTTGAAGCTGACAAGGGAGCTCTTCAAGATCACGGGGGACGTGAAATACGCTGATTTTTACGAAAATACTCTGATTAATGCCATTTTGTCCTCACAGAACCCGGAGACAGGGATGACGATGTATTTTCAACCGATGGCTACAGGATATTTCAAGGTGTACAGCTCGCCTTTCGAACACTTCTGGTGCTGTACAGGGACAGGCATGGAAAGCTTTACGAAGCTAAACGACAGTATTTATTTTCAAGGCGGGATCAGCCTCTATGTGAATCAATACGTTGGATCGACCTTAACTTGGGAAGAGAACGGCATTCAACTAATCCAATCTACAACCCTTCCTTACACAGATACGGTACAGTTTGTAATCCATACCTTAGATTCATTGGATAAGGAGTTTGCCCTTCATCTTCGTATGCCTTACTGGTCTGCGGGTCCGCTCGAGCTCACTTTAAATGGTGTAGGGATTCAAGGCTCACTGCAGGATCATTACCTCTTGCTGGATAGACAATGGAGGGATGGAGATCTTCTCGAAGTTAGAATTCCAATGGCTGCCTCTTATGAAAGCTTACCGGATGCCAAGCATGTAGTAGGTTTTCGATACGGTCCGGTGGTGCTGAGTGCAGGTCTAGGAGCAGACGATATGGTGAAGTCCTCTACAGGCGTTATGGTTAGCGTCCCAACCCAAAGCATGCTCATTAAAGATTTTATTACCACCAAGGGAATAAGTGCAGAACAGTGGCTTGAACATTTTTCGGAGCATTTTGTGAAAAAAGAGGATGAGCTAGCCTTTAAGTTGAGGAATACCGATGAGGATGAACACTTGGTATTTACCCCCCATTATAAACAGCATGAAGAAAGGTACGGAATCTACTGGAGCCTTGTGGAGGCAGATTCTGAGGAGCTCCAGCAGCATCTTTTGCAGACTAAAAAGAATCAAAGAACAGCAGACGCTACCATAGACAGTTTGCCTGTGGGAAATGATCAATATGAGCTGGTACATCAAATACATGGGGAACGGACAACCGTCGGTACTTGGGATGGATACACCTTTAGGCGAGCACATGAAGGGGGATGGTTCAGCTATCAAATGAAGGTAATCCCTGACGTTGATAATTATTTATCCGTCCTATGTTTTTCTGGGAATACAGGAAGGGCCTTCGAGCTTTATGTGGACGGAAGGTTGTGCGAGAGCGAGTCGGAAGAACCTTATGTGACAAGATCTTTTTATGAAGTACGGTATTTACTCCCGGCAGAGTTATTGAACCGTAAACAGCAGATGGAGGTCAAGTTCGTTGCCAAAGACGGAATGAATGGAATATACGATTTACTTCGTACGATGAAGAGCTATGACAATAATGCGGACTTAACCTCTTTAAGCTTTGATATAGGGCAACTGTCTCCTGAGTTCCATCCAAAAGTAGCTGATTATACCTTACGTATTCCCGAAGGAACATCTCAGGTACAGTTCAATGCAGTCCCGGAACATAAAAATGCACTGATCTTCCTGAATGATCTCTTAATTGATGAATCAATACCAAGAGAGGTTCTGATCCAGGATCAAATGACTCAACTGAACCTAGTTGTAAAAGCAGAGGATTTCAGCACGTTTAACTCTTATAAAGTTGTAATCGCAAAGGGGTAA